The Tachysurus vachellii isolate PV-2020 chromosome 25, HZAU_Pvac_v1, whole genome shotgun sequence genomic sequence AACTTAAGAATAGCTGAACCTAATTTTTAAATATGCCCTATTCTTCTATTATGTAGGTAGCAGCTCCTGGTGCATAGTTGTATACAAACTGCAGGATCTGCTGACGGAATTCTTCCAAGGTCTGGTCTCGACAGTGCAGGGACTCCAGGTCATGCAGATCACAAAGAAACACCGCATCGGGTGGAAGAACAAGCGCTGAGGCCCCTATATTCCCAACATGTATTAAGAGTTTGATTGTGACCCATAAAAATAGTGACCTAAAAGTTATAAATGATGAATTTTGAAGTTTGTTGCAGCAGTGTAGTTTTTATGCTAGTGGTATATCCTTCACTGTACATAAAGCTATAAAATTCAAGTTACTAAATTATAACAAGGCCAGTTTATAACCAACTTGAAAGATCTTCGAGCTTGTTTGATGTTGCCCTGTTAATCTATTCAATTTGCTGGAGAAAATGGCTAATCTTAATTAAAAGATAATTTCTCACCATGTCTGAGGGTAATTGAGTTCTCACACAGCAACACTGCAATAACTGCATCCTCTTCTAGAACAAGGGTCCTCAGGTTAAGCTTGGCATGTGCCTGTGCTAGGGCAACCCTGCCAAAACCAGCAAGCaaattacattttgtatttCAGTGAACTTTATTATTCTAGTACAGGTACTGCAATAGTGGATTCTTATGGAtgtagattctttttttttttttctgtttgactTTAAACACCTGATTTATTCAGAGGTTAAACACACCTTAGGAAGAACTTAAACATTTACCTAACGTAAATGTTATAaggctgccatctagtggtaaGCTATAAGTGTGTTGTATTTATGGTTTTACTGCAGCAATTTCTAATTCCAGCCCTATGGTTTTCGCCCTTAATTGTTCCAATTAATCAAGCAACCCCTGCTTCTTTTGTGTACCAACTAtaaagtgcagaggatggaaaACAAATGTAATGGCCCAGAATTTGCACTTTGTATGTACTAGCTTTAAGGATTTGGTTTAACAGTTTACTTGCTCTTTACACCTCtgcttccttttatttatttaggggtgtgtgtatataatcaGTTTTTAGCCTGTGCTTACAGCAGTTTAATAGACGTGACTGATACTGAGGAGCGTACTCTCCGACTGGCCGTGTAGTAGCCGTGGATCATCATCTCCGCCTCAGTGCTCATGTCTACTTTTAGACTCCGAGCATAAGCCAGGAGCTGAGAAGGAGATGTGATTAAAGTTGAACTCTGATGTACAATATACACAAAAGTTAAAAAGTCAGTGAAGTAGTATTTCATAGAAATGTTGGTGGTCTAACCTCTTTATAGTCCTGTGTGGTAAACTGCATGCAGGCAGGGTATATGGGCTTTCCTGGTGAAATGGCCTGCCTCAGTGTGTGTACTGTCATAGCTAGGAGTGGAAGGTTACCTCCCGAGTCTCGACACTGGATCACAAGCCCAAATGCATCTACAACTTGTGGGGGTACTGGACCCATCTCCTACATGTTATATTattagtagatttttttttttgatgactgGTTATCCAACAATATCCTAAAGTATATAATGACAATTTTAAGAACTTTTCCTAATGACACTACAATTGAATTTTAATTTGCAAAAATATGAattaacaggtgtgtgtatatatactttaCATAATTGCACCAGATTAAGGTTTAAAATTCAAAGTTTGGACAAAATACTATGTAAGCACCAGAAAACACTAAATTGATTTGTTAGGCTATTTACAACTTGGAAcgtctcttaaaaaaaaaaaaaaaaaaaagtttcctgtTACTAAACGTGGGTAGAGGTTCTGTTATCTGAAAACTAATCTCATTTttaggtcaaaaaaaaaacaaaaacccaaatGTAAGTCAAACATGGTTTACAGATGAAATTCGTTAATCTGTATGTATCCGTAATGCCAacaaaatgatttgtttctTGGAAATGCCAGCTAAACAGCAAATATATATtatgctaaaaataaaatatgataaaaaatatgataaaattcattcatcttctaccgcttatccgaactacctcgggtcacggggagcctatgcctatctcaggcgtcatcgggcatcaaggcaggatacaccctggacggagtgccaacccatcgcagggcactcacacgctagggacaattttccagagacgccaatcaacctaccatgcatgtctttggaccggggaggaaaccggagtacccggaggaaacccccgaggcacggggagaacatgcaaactccacacacacaaggtggaggtgggaatcgaacccccaaccctggaggtgtgaggcgaacgtgctaaccactaagccaccgtgccccccatgataaaattaatacaataattcaatacaataatataataataaataattcataatcaTATAAGAGGTTGTGAACCTACCATAGATCCCAACAGTACACTGTCTGGCCTGTTACCCTTTTTACAAGGAGCTAATGCATCAGCCAGGGCCCAAAAGTTGCAGTTGATGGGGAAGGACAGAAGCTGGTCAGCATCCTCACCATACTTCTTTCCAGGGATAAAAACGGAGACTGTTCTGGTATCTAATGCTGCAGGAACATAAGATAAAGTATTTCTTCTGATCTTTGTTGGTTGTTAGACATGGTTAACAACCATGACAAAGAGACAAGACAAAACTTTTTTATCCATGATACCTGACTGGAGGCTGTCTGTCCTGTCTTTCTTGTAGCATGTTAAATCCCCTAACAAGCACACACCCCCTGCTGCCAAGAGAGCAGAGCCTGCATGGATGTTAGCTGTTCCTGCACCATGCTCATCCATGGACAAGGAGGTGAACAGCTCTCCAGTAACTGGGTGACGAATGCCCCTTGCTGCCAGACCCAGACTGTATGTCATTAACCTGACAATGGATGTGCACAGTTAAACAGTAGCTATCTCTCTATGTgggtttatttgcttttatgtagccaaataatcaatatataaaaaatcatatagatattaaatatattattagtaaAAGATAAGGAGCAAGACAACTACTATATATTTGGCCTGATTAATTATAAAAGCAAGGGATATCTTGATACTCTCCCAAGCCagcaaaatgattatttttgccTTAAACAATATTAAGCAGCCTACCTCTCAACATTAAGAGTATCGTTGGTGAGTGTAAGCACATCCAAATGATTGTGTGTATCTGAATTCTCCTCTTTGGTCTGCACAAGGCTAAGAAGCAGCACCAATTTCAGTGTGTTGTATAGGCCAGGCGGGACTACTGGAGAGCCAAATGAGTTAGCAACAATAGCAGAGAATCTCCATGGGGAACAGGCTGAGGCAGCATGTAGGGCCTGAAAATGGTCACTTACACAGGAGGAATCTGTAAGAAGTGTAAGATCAGCTGGTCTGGCATTCTTAATTCATGTTCTTGTTAGGTTTTTACTAAAATGAAATGGATTACTCACATTCAGGGGTGAGATTTTGAATGCTGCAAACCTCTATAGTCCAAGTAATATTGGAATACTGGTGTACATGTGCGGGTATTCCTACTACTCGATAGAGCTGACCAATTTTCATAGTGTTACACAGTTCATCTAAAATTTAGAGTACATCACAATTATATTGCTTACTTTTATCTTGTTCAAATGACATTAATAATGTGGTATGACCTAATAGTCGTACAGTATGCTGTATATCCTGAGCTACAAGATTAGCACAAAGTATACTtataaattatgtttaaaaagctATCTTAAGAATGTTTGCTGTGCTAAttgctttttattcatttaatttacacGTTAAAATGTGGTAGAGTTTATATCACATCTTGACCTACCTCTCAAAAATAGAGTGACGGATTGATATCTCAGAGACGAAGGTTCATGGACCCCCAACACATCTAGTGATCTGGTGTGTACAAGCTCAACCAGTTGTTTATCTGAGCATCATTAACATTCATTGTCAATATCAATTATCAGTCTATTGCTTAATATGTTCCAGCTGTATAACACTTCAGGAATTTACCAAGTACTGAATCACAAAGTTATGCATTGATTTGTTTCCGTGTTCTCTGAAATGCCGCTTGCTCTTTTGATAAGTAGATGAGATACCTTTTTATTGTAACACTGATATTCGAACAACATCTGTTGTTGTATGAAAGTGGAGCCGTAATGTGAAGTggaaatatgaaatgattagcATTTTTACAATGAATaacaaagaaagtgaaagtgctGACAATCCTCCCAATATTCAGGAAGGTGTCATGATCTTAATATAGCAACATCCCAGCCCTAGCTCTTACCCCCTAAGACACGAGATTTCACATCCTCTTTGAGTGGCGAGGAGCAAAGGAAGCAGATGAAGTCACTCCGGACAGTAGCTGACTCCGTTGCTCCTGGTGCATGTACTCTAATATGCTGGAAACCTTGAGGACATTGGATATTGGCAACAGCTATAGTTTGGGACAATGTACACACTGAAAAGGCTCATTATAAGGAGATCTGTTTCAGTTACCTCTGGAGCAAGGACATTTTTCTTCTGCACAAATGAATCTGGCTCCTTGAGTGTATTTTGTAACACAAGTCATGGCGATTACAAGGCCCTCCAATGCTACAGGCCTCATCAGATAACAGCCACGAGGGAACTCGGATAAGTCAAGAATGTAGTTGCGAAATGGTGGCATATGTGTTGGCCGTAGAACAACATTAACCTTGGGGGATAGAAAAACAGACAATcactaaataaaacattttggctTGACAGAAAATGAGGAATCATTATATAATGACATACTTGGTTTTCTGTATGTACGTGCTCAATTAATGACAGTGTCTTTATTGAGAGAAAAGTAACCTGTGAAACAGAGAAATAATGTATTCTGTAATTTAATTCAGTCTTAATCACACCGCGAGCTCTAAAATCATCACTATAACACAGTAATcttccaaaacaaaacatacagactGAAACAGCGAAGTGGCTTTCAGGGGGTCGTGTAATATGCAGTCTCCCAGTTTGGCATCTAGTTCAACTATGTCAGTGGGGTTCACATCAAAACTGAACCTGTACACCTGCTGGGaatctgaaaaagaaagaaacagcgCAAAATAATATAGTTATGAATGACTGACCTGTTAAATAGATGTCAGGacaaaatataagaatatataacCAACAGATTATAGGTTGTTCTGAAACCCATGAAATATTTAATCTAAATGTTAAACAATATGCATTTTTTATTGGATCTTCAATCttctacaaaaataattttgttattacttatatttatttcttactacgtttatacactatatgtatatacacataaatagtATTTGCAACAAGTGGGTTTTAAAAAAacgtttattaaaattaaatatcaatTTAAAACCGACCTTTAAGAGACTGGCAGGCCTCAGTAAGCTTTCGCAGACCTCCACTTCTGTCCATGTAAATAACTACAGACTCCTTCAGAGACAGAAGATCCTCCATATTGTCgtcttcaataaaaaaaacacattacgTCACCTTTTTTTCGTCTCGTGCGCGATTTTCCCGCCTTTAAGTTCTGACAGAACAGCACGCGCGCATAAaaggtgttttattaaaataatttactgataaattaatttattgttcaACCCTAAATGGCAATAAATTGTAGCATTTATGGTGTAGCGCCATTCAAAACTGTGTACTGAACGTATAGTTCCTTATAGACCTCGTCGTTTAGCCTCCATGCTAATTATTGCATTAGCTAATATGTCTGAtgttaaaacacacattcattttaaattgctaatgaatatatatatatatatatatatatatatatatatatatatatatatatatatatatatatatatatatatatatatatatatatatacatacatatattagtTGTAGCAGACAGGTTTAGAACAAAAGGCTGATTCATACAATCCACAGTTTACTCGTTTACTTTCCACAGTTATACAATTGACTTAAATTTTTCCATGTTTATGCTATTACAAAACAtctttggtaaaaaaaaaaaaaagaaaaaaaaaaaaaaagaaagtaagacaAGAAAAAGAGAAGTCTTGCAAATGTTTTGGGGAAAAAGGTCTTTTAAATTATTCTACTAAGACATTCTTTAAAGGAGAACAAACCAAACAATCATAAGTGCCATGAACAATAAAGTTCATTAGGGATATTGAAATGtggaatgtttatatatatacacacacacacacacacacacacacacacacacatggtttcAAGTTCATTACCCGACTTCCCTGACACAACAAATGCCACTGTAGAAAATACTCTAGAGAAGTGAGCAATAACAGTATTATAATAGAATTCCTGAGCTATATCAATTTCTCAGGTATACACATTTAtgcaatacaaaatataaatctgttgtacagaaattaaaaaataaaaaaattgaaaaaccCTGCATCACAAGATGTATAAGTGTAGAATGCCTTGGTTGGTCTTTACATTTTCTTCGCTTTCTGAATGAAGGCGCACGGCCAAACTATTTCTatgtaaatgcataaaataGGTCAGTTCTTTAGATATTTTACAGGAAGGAGTCATCTGAAGGTGGTGCATAGGAAAAGCCCAGAAAAGCATCATCAGCCTCCATGACGCTAGCATTGACAATGGAGTTATCCTTGCAGATGCACACCGAGTTGGGTACAGTTTCTTCTGTGAACTCAGGGTCAAAATTTGATATATCATATTGGGACTCCtgtaaagaaaatcaaaggaaaaggaaaagcagCTTTAGAATAATGCACACTGATCTTTTAAATATTGAAGGTAGTTCATAGGTGTTGTATTTCATGTCGTTATTTTGTGGAAGTACTGAAATAAAGCAAATTGTCTGaaactagagaaaaaaaaaaaactttttaccaCACTGGGATTAAACGGAGGAGGGATCCTTCTCTCCACAAGGTCGTCCCAGTTAATGGAAGCAAAAAATATATGACTTTTAACTTCATTCTGAAACAGCAATGTGCAGATATTCAAGATTAAGCATCACAAAAGACTGTTCATTTGACAATAAAAATTAGCATAGCATTACAATTTTGTCTGTTATCTCGTTAAGGTCTTAGCaggaatattatatatatatatatatatatatatatatatatatatatatatatatatatatatatatatatatgtatacagaaATGTAATTATCTATCAGGAGCCTATTTCAACTTGAGTAGCCAATTAATTCTGTTCGTGATTGCTGTGGTTGCAATGGCTTCTGTCTTTGAGCAACATACTGAAAAAAACTGCAGTCTGATAATAGGAAACCAATATATAGTGTACCCAAGACTGACCCGCATTTGTAATATCCTCTTCGCTTCATTCACTCTAATTAATGAAAGAAGCTGTGGAGATGTCTGAATGAAGCAAATGCATTTCATGCATGATCAGAATAAGGCTTTATTATAGACAGCTTCATCCACCAAGGGGCGTTGCACATCAACCTCAATCACAAcactggcactgtgtgtgttttagcaccTCCTCCAGAGCTACTCACTGTCTCTGTTCCTTCCTCAAAGCCTTGCAttaatcaaatatatttatttaaaacacaaatcttGCAATAGTAATATCTACCCAAACCGCTATCACAAATTTTATTATCTGCCATTTAAATATGATTCATTAATGCAAAAGTCAGCCGGTGTGTTGAAATGAACCGACTTGCTGCTTATTGAGATTCTAATCTTGTCAGCTCCTAGCGGACACCAGCGGTCCTtgtaaacaaacaatacaacaataaagACTTACAAAGTCATCATTGTATCCCAGCCTCCTGGTGTTGTCTTTCTCCAGAAGAGCCTGTAAAATGGACCAGGCAGCCGTGGATGCCCCAGGGCGCATTGGCAGCTCCTTATGCAGGATGTTTTCGTACATTTCATGCGTGTCCCTACTGTAGAATGGAGGCTGTTGAACAGATAGGCAATCACAAATTCagacattaattaataaataaaaacttgttCGTAAAACTAAGAAAATCTGCATTTTTGTTTCTTACCAGGCCATAGAGCATCTCGTATAATACAGAACCGAGACACCACCAGTCCACAGTGTTGTCGTAGGGCTGCTTTCTCAAGACCTCTGGAGCCAAATACTgcaaaaatacatgaaaaaataaaactaaaaagtgCTATCAACACGGACACCGGCAAATCCTGCTAATACACAGGTTGCTAAAATTGCAACGACAAAAAATTCTTGCTGGTTTCTTGCGCTCACTAAAATATTACCTCTGGTGTCCCGCAAAAAGTGGAGGTCGTGTCTGCTTGAGAGATCCCTTCTTTGCACAGTCCAAAATCTGTCAAGACTATATGTCCCTtaacagacaggaaacagaTTTCAAGAAGGCTTTTAAACTGTCCATTTCACTTCAGGGCTGAACTGAATAGTAATGCTACTGATTAGAGCCTGGGACACTAGCCCATTTTATCACATTCTCAGCAGGATTATCCAGGAATGTCTAACGAAAACATTaatctaataatatattatCACCATTTGTATGATGATATTACAGTTTCAGTAAGATACATTGATTGATAGATATTTGATTGACATACTTGGAAGTCCAACAGGATATTTTCCGGTTTCAAAtccctaaaaacaaaacaaaacaaaacaaaacaatctttacacattatattttttaacattagaGAGTCTGCATCGTTGACTAGGATAACATAACAGAATTTTGTGGTTTAAAGTTACTGTGCCTTTAATATCTTGATATGTCTGCAGATAATAGTTTTCATCATGCTGTTGGACTTGCTCATCCACTATTTGTGGTTAGCAAAGAGGAGTCCACGAACAAAACAAGTTGTTCCATCATAATGTTTAATCAATTCATGCATGCTTGACTGCAGATTTCTGAAGAGTGTCAAGTTAACTGACTCATTTCATCTTTAGAGCAGTTCACAGACAatataaatatcagaaaaataaataacgaatttattataacaattattgaaaatgacaatataaacattacaataaatatCCACttaaagtttgtttatttaacatattaattatataatttaacaGCAAATTTAactatttgcatttctttataattatttttaccatataatattaatgaaaaaaattgttaagattttttttggtaaaaataataataaataaaattttaataaaagcaaAGTTACATTTGCTGTTATTCTTTCCATAGAGGGTTATCAAATTTTAACTTTAGGAGTAGCAATACTTTTTATAAATTGAAGTGACTGTTTAGCATGTAGTCATGTTCAAAACAGATCTCATTTTTTTACTTATCTTGTATTACTCTCTTTtgattttaacaaataattctGCACTGTATGTGGGGTGCATAATATGGGCACTAACCTGTAAACAATGTTGAGGGAGTGTAAATAGCCCAGAGCGCTGGCCATCTCAGCAATGTAGAACCTCGCCCTGGACTCGGGAAAGGTTCGCTCTTTTTGAAGGTGAAAGAAAAGCtacaataaacagaaatcattatttatgactgtatttattttttatacacacacacacacacttccttaaACGTTAAGTTCATCTCTGTTCTGACTTGGCCTTCATAGTTCCACACTACCCGGTTCCTACTTAGTGATGAGTAATTCAGTGAGGTCAGGTTCATGTTATTCTCACATCTGAAATGTCTGTATTTTAACTAGTGTATAAGTCAGAATAGAGTATTTTAAAAGGAAAGTTGCTAAATACTgttaaatatctgaaaaaagacaaacagtgaGCCGGTCACTTATATATAAGTTAAAAACAcccaatttttttaaatttaaattcctGCCATGTCTATTCTTAACACAGTGTCTTCTCTTGCAGTTCCTTAGAACACTCCATTGGCCCCACTTCCTGTGTTAGACTACTCCCAGTTTCCATCTATCAGACGACATTCCACACATGCCACATGCACGAAAGAGTGAGAGTACTCACTTCTCCACCGTTGACGAAATCCAGGACAAAGTACAACTTATCTGTCGTCTGGAAGGAATAGTGCAATCCGACTAGAAAAGGGTGCTTCACGTTTTTTAGCAGCACATTGCGCTCAGCCATGATGTGTTTTTGCTGTTATAtcaatatagaaaaaaataacagaacacaTAATAtgaacactataataatataaaaagagaTAGTTTTAGAACGCTGTTCTCATTCAAGTTTTAAACACTTACCTCCCTCCTTTTTAAAATTACTTTCTTCTGAAGGACTTTGATTGCATAACACTTCCCATCTCGTTTCCTCTTTGCAAGGAGAACCTTTTGGTGTGAGACGACGTATGTTTGGTTAACAGTTCCAGTCTGAACAGAAACTCCGTATACATCTTAGAGAACATGGGAGCTCTAGGGAAAGCCCATTATTTATTAGCTGCTAACCGCAAACATAACAAACATCACTTCACCGGGAAAAAGAAGTTTCAGTACCTACAGAACCGATACCACCCACTTCATTTTGTAGACTACATTTAacctttaaatataattatatatacacattctaacaataaatattttatacagagAAACATAATACATTTAACACAATGATACCTTTCCAAAGCTCCCTTTACCGATGACTTTCAGGAAGTCAAAGTCAGTTGGTTTTGCCCTGGgagtaaaagggaaaaaaaatcagtggtgTACGAGTCCATGATTAGTGTAAATGAGTTTTGTCTGCTTTTTCACTTCATCATGTACAGTAAGAGAAAAATGTACTCACTGAGGGTTTGCAGACGGTCCCAGGTTAATGTTTCTGGAGGTAGAATTGTTCTGTAAAGgtaataaatctaatataatCACTGCTTGTAAACAGGTCACAAGAAACACAGTACATTTTAGATGAAATCCTTTACATATCACTTGTTAAAGTAATACTAGTGTGCGTGCTagttgctagctagctagtgtgCGTGCTAGTTGCTAGCTAAGCGTGCTAGCTTACTAGTTGTAAGGTAACTACAAGGAGCTTCATAGAATTTTGTATAGAAATCGTAAAACAgtgatactgtatattttttaccCCAACAACGCTGGggatacaaacttttgcacacagTATGTAGTATGCTATGTAAGGTGAACAATCAGTAATTTCACCTCATAAATCTGCTTTCCAggcaaaaatgaataaatctaatATGAATGAACAATATGGTTTGTGACAAACCTTCTCATCTTCATCCTCTGAAGCATCTGAGACATTCTGGGTTTTGTCCATTTGGAGAAAGTCTCGAACATCAGGGCTGCATCAAATGTTAAAAGTGTTACTAAGACCGTAACGCAATGTTAGCATGTATTGACACgtatacaaacaaaacatacagcTGCAGCTGATACAATAGATAAAAAAGTCTATATTTGCATGCTCAGGACATTCTGATCTCCCAATTGAGCAGAAATTTGCATGAGTCTGATGGACTTGTCAGCACAACTGTTCATGAATAATGATGTTCATAAAgcactgaataataaaaaaaaaaatcgactgATGAACTCACTGATTGCTGAGCCGTGGATGGGACACGATTTTCTGAATGAACTCGTGTAACCCCGTTCTTCTCTGCTTTATAAACTCTGACAGggataataagaaaaaatatatgtgCTTATTCAAAAAagcataaatgaaaataatcacaAGAAAATGATCAGAAA encodes the following:
- the sgk3 gene encoding serine/threonine-protein kinase Sgk3 — translated: MDAHSNCPNVSIPCHNEQRDKKKRYTVYKVMVRVGRHEWFVFRRYTEFDKLYNTLRKQFPGMNLKIPAKRIFGDNFDPEFIKQRRTGLHEFIQKIVSHPRLSNHPDVRDFLQMDKTQNVSDASEDEDEKNNSTSRNINLGPSANPQAKPTDFDFLKVIGKGSFGKVLLAKRKRDGKCYAIKVLQKKVILKRREQKHIMAERNVLLKNVKHPFLVGLHYSFQTTDKLYFVLDFVNGGELFFHLQKERTFPESRARFYIAEMASALGYLHSLNIVYRDLKPENILLDFQGHIVLTDFGLCKEGISQADTTSTFCGTPEYLAPEVLRKQPYDNTVDWWCLGSVLYEMLYGLPPFYSRDTHEMYENILHKELPMRPGASTAAWSILQALLEKDNTRRLGYNDDFNEVKSHIFFASINWDDLVERRIPPPFNPSVESQYDISNFDPEFTEETVPNSVCICKDNSIVNASVMEADDAFLGFSYAPPSDDSFL
- the mcmdc2 gene encoding minichromosome maintenance domain-containing protein 2, translated to MEDLLSLKESVVIYMDRSGGLRKLTEACQSLKDSQQVYRFSFDVNPTDIVELDAKLGDCILHDPLKATSLFQSVTFLSIKTLSLIEHVHTENQVNVVLRPTHMPPFRNYILDLSEFPRGCYLMRPVALEGLVIAMTCVTKYTQGARFICAEEKCPCSRGFQHIRVHAPGATESATVRSDFICFLCSSPLKEDVKSRVLGDKQLVELVHTRSLDVLGVHEPSSLRYQSVTLFLRDELCNTMKIGQLYRVVGIPAHVHQYSNITWTIEVCSIQNLTPEYSSCVSDHFQALHAASACSPWRFSAIVANSFGSPVVPPGLYNTLKLVLLLSLVQTKEENSDTHNHLDVLTLTNDTLNVERLMTYSLGLAARGIRHPVTGELFTSLSMDEHGAGTANIHAGSALLAAGGVCLLGDLTCYKKDRTDSLQSALDTRTVSVFIPGKKYGEDADQLLSFPINCNFWALADALAPCKKGNRPDSVLLGSMEMGPVPPQVVDAFGLVIQCRDSGGNLPLLAMTVHTLRQAISPGKPIYPACMQFTTQDYKELLAYARSLKVDMSTEAEMMIHGYYTASRRVRSSVSVTSIKLLVALAQAHAKLNLRTLVLEEDAVIAVLLCENSITLRHGASALVLPPDAVFLCDLHDLESLHCRDQTLEEFRQQILQFVYNYAPGAATYIIEE